The window TCCCCTCGGTCCCCGCAGGCCGCTCCGGGATCACCAGGTAGCGCAACTCGGCCGTCGAATCCCACACCCTGATCTCGATATCCTCGGGCAGCACCGTGCCGAATTCGGCCAGCACGGCGCGCGGCTCGATCACCACGCGGCTCCGGTACGGCGGCGATTTGTACCAGACGGGCGGCAGCCCCAGCGTCGCCCACGGATAGCAGGAACACAGCGTGCAGACGACGACATTGTGCCGGGCTGCGGTGTTGAACACCGCCTGCATATGCTCTCCCTGCCGCCCGGTGAAGCCCAGCGAATGGATCGCCGCCGTCGCGTCGCGCGCCAGCCAGTCGGCGAACTCCGCGTCCACCCAGGCCCGCGCCACCACCGCCGCGCCGTTCTTCGGCCCCACCTTCTCCGAATAGGTCTCGATGATCGCATCGAGCGCTGCCGGATCGACCAGCCCCTTCTGCACGAGCACCGTCTCCAGCGCCCGCACCCGTGCCGCCATATCCTCGGCGTCGTGATCGTGATCATGTGGCATGGCTGCGAGAAAACGCCCACGCCGCCGCCGGGTCAAGCCCGAAAAGCCCAGCGCCGCGAGTCGGCCCGCCTGTCAAGGATGGCTAAGCCACCCGCGCCAGCGGGCTCGTCCTTGACAGGCGGGCCGACTCGCACATGCTTGGCCCGGCCCTGACCCCGGTCAGGGCCTCCCCAGCACAAGCAACCGAACGCCCGCCAAGGGCACCCCGCCCGGAACCTTCAGAAAAACGCCTGCAACCCCGTCTGCGCCCGCCCCAGGATCAGCGCATGCACGTCATGCGTCCCCTCGTAGGTGTTGACGGTCTCGAGGTTGACCATGTGGCGCATCACGTGGAACTCCTCCGATATCCCGTTGCCGCCGTGCATGTCCCGCGCCA of the Algicella marina genome contains:
- the nthA gene encoding nitrile hydratase subunit alpha, whose amino-acid sequence is MPHDHDHDAEDMAARVRALETVLVQKGLVDPAALDAIIETYSEKVGPKNGAAVVARAWVDAEFADWLARDATAAIHSLGFTGRQGEHMQAVFNTAARHNVVVCTLCSCYPWATLGLPPVWYKSPPYRSRVVIEPRAVLAEFGTVLPEDIEIRVWDSTAELRYLVIPERPAGTEGMSEEALAALVTRDAMIGVVRDLAP